One part of the Candidatus Neptunochlamydia vexilliferae genome encodes these proteins:
- the radA gene encoding DNA repair protein RadA, protein MVKQKSVWVCNECGNKQFKWTGSCNICKNWDTLTEELEVPEKQGRFESKTPRTVKPVLIEEVDTKSFKRVNTGYREFDRLMGGGIVEGSLNLIGGEPGIGKSTMLLQLAKRFADQGLTVLYVCGEESAEQTSLRARRLDIKSDRIYLFSETSFSAIRAQVEKLHPDVLIVDSVQIVYKTELSSAPGSVTQVREIAMECMHLAKGNGITTFLIGHVTKSGDLAGPRVLEHIVDTVLEFEGDRQHGYRLMRSIKNRFGPTDDVALFQMEEKGLSEILNPSLTFLEERMTGSPGSVIIPTIEGTRALLIEVQALVAPTSFATSTRRSTGLDQKRLTLLLAVLEKRMGYQLHALDVFVSIAGGMKITEPAIDLGIILAIASCYCNKPIPSDTVVMGEVGLGGEVRSIPRIESRIKEAINMGFKRCILSTKNFKGLNKKLTEKIHLQGVTRVEEAIKLLLG, encoded by the coding sequence ATGGTCAAGCAAAAGTCAGTGTGGGTTTGCAACGAGTGTGGGAACAAGCAATTTAAGTGGACTGGGAGTTGCAACATTTGCAAAAACTGGGATACCCTTACTGAAGAGCTTGAAGTTCCCGAAAAGCAGGGGCGTTTTGAGTCGAAAACCCCACGCACCGTCAAGCCGGTCTTGATCGAAGAGGTCGACACCAAAAGTTTTAAGCGGGTCAATACCGGCTACCGAGAATTTGACCGATTGATGGGTGGGGGGATTGTTGAAGGATCGCTCAACCTCATTGGAGGGGAGCCCGGCATTGGAAAGTCGACGATGCTCCTCCAGCTTGCCAAGCGATTTGCTGACCAAGGGCTGACCGTCCTCTACGTTTGCGGTGAAGAGTCGGCTGAGCAAACCTCCCTCCGCGCCAGGCGGCTCGACATTAAAAGTGACCGGATCTACCTCTTTAGCGAGACCAGTTTTTCAGCGATCCGCGCCCAGGTCGAAAAGCTTCACCCCGATGTTCTCATCGTCGACTCGGTCCAAATCGTCTATAAAACCGAGCTTTCCTCAGCGCCTGGATCGGTCACCCAAGTGCGCGAAATCGCGATGGAGTGCATGCACCTTGCCAAAGGGAACGGCATCACTACCTTCCTCATCGGCCATGTCACCAAAAGTGGCGATCTTGCAGGCCCCCGCGTCCTCGAGCATATCGTTGATACCGTCCTTGAGTTTGAAGGAGACCGGCAACATGGTTACCGCCTGATGCGCTCCATCAAGAACCGCTTTGGCCCCACCGACGATGTCGCCCTTTTCCAAATGGAAGAAAAAGGGCTTTCTGAAATCCTCAACCCGTCGCTCACCTTCCTCGAAGAGCGGATGACCGGCTCTCCCGGCTCTGTGATCATCCCCACGATTGAGGGAACCCGCGCCCTTCTCATCGAGGTCCAAGCGCTCGTTGCGCCCACCTCCTTTGCCACTTCGACCCGCCGCTCGACCGGCCTTGACCAGAAAAGGCTCACCCTTCTCCTCGCCGTCCTCGAAAAGCGGATGGGTTACCAGCTCCATGCCCTTGATGTCTTTGTCTCCATCGCCGGTGGGATGAAGATCACCGAACCAGCGATCGACCTGGGGATCATCCTGGCCATCGCCTCCTGCTACTGCAACAAACCGATCCCCTCCGATACCGTTGTGATGGGTGAGGTGGGTCTCGGCGGCGAAGTCCGCAGTATTCCCCGCATCGAAAGCCGGATCAAAGAAGCGATCAACATGGGCTTTAAGCGGTGCATCCTCTCAACAAAAAACTTTAAGGGCTTAAACAAAAAGCTCACCGAGAAGATCCACCTCCAGGGGGTCACCCGCGTCGAAGAAGCGATCAAGCTTCTTCTGGGTTAG
- the rnc gene encoding ribonuclease III — translation MNTFEYPLVEAQIGYTFKEKSLIGQAFVHRSFVNENRNLEVGHNERLEFLGDAVLGLIMSDFLYLHLPDHPEGELSYLRSRLVDATACIRYLKKIDLERFLMVGKGEAMNEGKGRGTLLADLFEAVIGAVYLDGGIEAARTFFFDHFKEDVLEIIDKPHRNWKAELQDYCQKEHQTPPTYEVVNEEGPDHLKTFHIRVFLNDKELGQGRGSSKKEGEQSAAENAINRLGK, via the coding sequence ATGAATACGTTTGAATATCCTCTAGTGGAAGCCCAAATCGGCTACACCTTTAAAGAAAAATCTCTTATTGGTCAGGCCTTTGTCCACCGCTCCTTTGTCAATGAGAACCGGAACCTCGAGGTGGGCCATAATGAGCGACTAGAGTTTTTGGGTGATGCGGTTTTGGGGCTCATTATGAGCGACTTTCTCTATCTCCACCTTCCCGACCATCCCGAGGGGGAGCTCTCCTACCTCCGTTCCCGCCTTGTCGATGCAACAGCCTGTATCCGCTACCTGAAAAAAATCGATTTAGAGCGGTTCCTCATGGTGGGAAAAGGGGAGGCGATGAACGAAGGGAAGGGGCGGGGGACTCTCCTTGCCGATCTTTTTGAGGCGGTGATCGGAGCGGTCTATCTGGATGGAGGAATAGAGGCAGCCCGCACCTTTTTCTTTGACCATTTTAAAGAAGATGTTTTAGAGATCATTGATAAGCCCCATCGGAACTGGAAGGCTGAGCTCCAGGACTATTGTCAAAAAGAGCACCAAACCCCTCCCACCTACGAGGTGGTGAATGAGGAGGGGCCTGACCACCTCAAAACCTTCCACATCCGGGTCTTCCTGAATGATAAAGAGCTCGGGCAGGGGCGAGGTTCTTCCAAAAAAGAGGGGGAGCAAAGTGCCGCCGAAAATGCAATTAACCGATTAGGAAAATAA
- a CDS encoding alpha/beta hydrolase, translated as MSVSVSPERIIHVSSRGGYVDPDTISEDFACICSINPREGVRALQGQRTALFALDSYGNCATEMAKALISEGAYNAYVHYFYPRFNSNKTLLENRFQQLFRQLVPTQKGKGEGIDLFTTIFSIDFILGALKGKDRQVFDHLFILPSHQNKITVECSKIEKIVKASNEQLKKRFSSFSYLQFNGNLSFKTTPDIRSENQRGGYFSNFRSRDLYKVVAQKSKAFDPVTHKRLFKETLIITDCKNFLNQSSLSTAQNWKKEIPKKSCFDRLNGCRVAIVVHGMNNTAPEAYDSYGKLSSQIHMNYDYLIYYIWPGAGILAHQSYNNAQDRRLTSQYAELLKNLKNGSAKIDVIAHSMGNRFTLQTLKLLKSDFKNVLSNFFMVAPAVPHDCFEEEKKLYYQSSHLADNIFVLWTSHDNAMKVYPTYPMGAPSISGLGHGARNPQKLPPHVMTIELSSIVPGHGLAKFDKSFPLIQRLGAYKKERSAVKMDELQREVHAFFQERNLPLRNTQSVYLGHGVGEEGTVFERPVCDFKGNMTPTKCLYDPDGIFDNRVPLRSGL; from the coding sequence GTGTCGGTTAGTGTAAGTCCAGAACGAATCATTCATGTATCGAGCCGTGGGGGATACGTCGATCCCGATACGATTTCAGAAGACTTCGCCTGTATTTGTTCGATTAATCCCAGGGAAGGGGTAAGGGCGCTTCAAGGCCAGAGAACGGCTCTTTTTGCTCTAGATTCTTACGGAAATTGTGCAACAGAAATGGCAAAAGCTTTAATCTCTGAAGGAGCTTATAATGCTTATGTCCATTATTTTTATCCTAGATTTAACTCGAATAAAACTTTATTAGAAAATCGTTTTCAACAGCTTTTTAGACAGCTAGTGCCCACTCAAAAAGGAAAGGGAGAAGGGATTGACCTTTTTACAACAATTTTTTCCATCGATTTCATTTTAGGCGCATTGAAAGGAAAAGACAGGCAGGTTTTTGACCATTTATTTATCTTGCCGAGTCACCAAAATAAGATTACCGTTGAGTGCTCAAAAATCGAAAAAATTGTGAAAGCTTCAAATGAACAGTTAAAAAAACGATTCTCTTCATTCAGCTATCTTCAGTTCAATGGGAACCTGAGCTTTAAGACTACTCCTGATATTAGAAGTGAAAACCAAAGGGGAGGCTATTTTTCAAACTTTCGCTCGCGCGATTTATATAAGGTCGTTGCACAAAAGAGCAAGGCGTTTGATCCCGTTACCCATAAGAGACTTTTCAAAGAAACGCTTATTATCACTGACTGTAAGAATTTTCTAAACCAGAGTAGTCTATCTACTGCACAAAATTGGAAAAAAGAGATTCCTAAAAAGAGTTGCTTCGATCGCCTTAATGGTTGTAGGGTTGCTATAGTTGTTCATGGGATGAACAATACAGCCCCTGAAGCTTATGATTCTTACGGGAAACTTTCTTCTCAAATTCATATGAATTATGACTACTTGATCTATTACATATGGCCTGGGGCTGGGATACTTGCCCATCAATCATATAATAATGCCCAGGACAGAAGGCTGACTAGCCAGTATGCTGAGCTATTAAAAAACCTTAAAAATGGCTCTGCAAAAATAGATGTAATTGCCCATAGTATGGGTAATCGATTCACTCTTCAAACTCTTAAATTACTTAAGTCCGATTTTAAAAATGTTTTGAGTAATTTTTTTATGGTTGCTCCTGCTGTTCCCCACGATTGTTTTGAGGAGGAAAAAAAACTGTACTATCAATCTTCCCACCTTGCTGACAATATTTTTGTTCTGTGGACGTCTCATGATAATGCTATGAAGGTATACCCCACCTATCCTATGGGAGCTCCTTCAATCAGTGGACTTGGACATGGAGCTCGCAATCCCCAAAAACTTCCTCCCCATGTGATGACGATAGAGCTTTCAAGTATTGTTCCAGGGCATGGGCTTGCTAAGTTTGATAAATCCTTCCCTCTGATTCAACGGCTAGGTGCTTATAAAAAGGAACGCTCAGCTGTTAAAATGGATGAATTGCAACGCGAAGTGCATGCTTTCTTCCAGGAAAGGAACTTACCACTCCGAAATACGCAGTCGGTTTACTTAGGGCATGGGGTAGGGGAAGAGGGAACAGTTTTTGAACGCCCCGTTTGCGACTTTAAAGGCAATATGACACCGACAAAGTGTCTATATGATCCAGACGGAATTTTTGATAATAGGGTTCCCTTAAGGAGTGGTCTATGA
- a CDS encoding NAD(P)-binding domain-containing protein: MIGAGPAGIAAIGKLIDQGVDAGSIAWVDPDFQVGDLGQKWRAVSSNTSVKLFLDYLNICPAFNFAKAPHFRLKDLDPEKTCLLQEIADPLIWVTGQLREKVRSFEGEVSLLEMENREWILKTDKEVLAAKNVILATGAEQRKLEYPNLKEISLEKALVAEKLPDVSEETVAVFGSSHSAMIVIKNLLEYPAKKVINFHRSPLKFAVFFEDWVLFDNTGLKGETAEWVRKHIHGKYPEHLNRVLASDPEFSTLLSQCQSVVYAVGFERRVPPKAYQIGHLTYNESNGIVAPGLFGLGIGFPQKVEDRFGNVEYSVGLWKFMVYLDAVLPLWMRYAI; this comes from the coding sequence ATCATCGGAGCTGGTCCAGCGGGGATTGCAGCGATTGGAAAATTGATCGATCAAGGAGTCGATGCGGGCTCCATAGCTTGGGTTGACCCCGATTTTCAGGTAGGAGATCTAGGACAAAAGTGGCGCGCTGTTTCAAGCAACACCTCGGTAAAACTGTTTCTCGACTACTTAAACATTTGTCCAGCCTTTAACTTTGCAAAAGCCCCTCACTTTCGTTTAAAGGACCTTGATCCCGAAAAAACATGTTTGCTCCAAGAGATTGCAGATCCCCTGATTTGGGTGACCGGACAGCTCCGGGAAAAAGTCCGCTCGTTTGAAGGAGAAGTGAGCCTCCTTGAAATGGAAAATAGGGAGTGGATCTTAAAAACAGATAAAGAGGTTCTTGCTGCAAAAAATGTCATTTTAGCAACCGGAGCAGAGCAAAGGAAGCTCGAGTATCCTAACCTTAAGGAAATCTCCCTTGAAAAGGCGCTTGTAGCAGAAAAACTTCCCGACGTGTCTGAGGAAACAGTGGCTGTTTTTGGATCTTCCCACTCGGCGATGATTGTTATAAAAAATCTCCTTGAGTACCCAGCAAAAAAAGTGATTAACTTCCATAGATCTCCCTTGAAATTTGCTGTTTTTTTTGAAGATTGGGTCCTTTTTGATAATACAGGGCTTAAAGGAGAGACCGCCGAGTGGGTACGAAAACATATCCATGGAAAGTATCCCGAGCATTTAAACCGGGTTCTAGCCTCAGATCCAGAGTTTTCTACACTCCTTTCCCAGTGCCAGAGCGTTGTCTATGCCGTAGGTTTTGAAAGGAGAGTTCCCCCAAAGGCCTATCAAATCGGACACCTCACCTACAATGAGTCTAATGGGATTGTCGCGCCTGGCCTCTTTGGGTTGGGAATTGGGTTTCCTCAAAAAGTTGAGGACCGCTTCGGAAACGTAGAATATAGTGTGGGGCTATGGAAGTTCATGGTCTATCTCGACGCCGTTTTGCCCCTATGGATGCGGTACGCTATCTAG
- a CDS encoding TspO/MBR family protein gives MQTKKKKLETYIIFFAIVFTVQLVNFFVSLQGVLDIYDQYQTPPWVLPIHWLIPVWTLLYTLMAITGAVIWTAPSSQTRTFAKWAWISQLTFTLVWPFCLFYVPVHILTPMSISLIFISLVATMFYSFLIRPLAALLAIPYLLMVVYNMLFHWVFFILNLAP, from the coding sequence ATGCAGACGAAGAAGAAAAAACTCGAAACCTACATCATCTTCTTTGCCATTGTCTTTACAGTGCAACTGGTCAACTTCTTTGTCAGTCTGCAAGGAGTTTTGGATATCTACGACCAATATCAAACGCCTCCTTGGGTCCTCCCTATTCACTGGCTCATTCCGGTCTGGACCCTTCTCTATACCCTGATGGCTATTACCGGAGCGGTGATCTGGACCGCTCCCTCCTCCCAAACACGCACTTTTGCTAAGTGGGCATGGATCTCCCAACTCACCTTTACCCTAGTCTGGCCCTTTTGCCTCTTCTATGTCCCCGTTCACATCTTGACGCCCATGTCGATCTCACTGATCTTTATCTCCCTTGTCGCCACCATGTTTTACAGCTTCCTGATCCGCCCCCTCGCAGCTCTTCTCGCCATCCCTTACCTCCTCATGGTGGTCTACAACATGCTCTTTCACTGGGTCTTCTTTATTCTTAACCTAGCTCCTTGA
- the hemG gene encoding protoporphyrinogen oxidase: protein MKKIVIAGGGISGLAARYFLSKAHPGAEIVLYEKGSRLGGCIESVDAPYFFERGPRTFKASRCPELLDLIKELGLEGELLPSTKEAGKRYLWKDQKLQKVGALLLPAWKSLLGEWCRPPFAGDETIGAFARRRFGDYVAETFFDPITLGVFAGDSEQLSVEACFPELKAMERTHGSITRALLKREKKKKPQGLFTLQGGIETLIDRLVEKGRGPIHLNHLLEGFEGDHTILALPAEGAKRFFEGDFEALRFFEGVGSVNLVVVNVVFSKKVFPKEGFGYLVPTKEKEKILGVVFDSSIFPAQNRGEESRFTVMLREGGEIEALEALQTHLGVSALPSSVHVKEYKGAVPQYGVGHLERVKAFEAHLAKYYPQVDCIGNYLRGPSVNACVAQGARLRIKKTQ, encoded by the coding sequence ATGAAAAAAATAGTTATTGCAGGTGGGGGAATTTCAGGGCTTGCGGCCCGTTACTTTTTATCAAAAGCACACCCCGGTGCAGAGATTGTCCTTTATGAAAAGGGTAGTCGCTTAGGAGGGTGTATCGAGTCGGTCGATGCCCCCTATTTTTTTGAACGGGGACCCCGTACCTTTAAGGCATCGCGCTGCCCCGAGCTCCTTGACCTGATCAAGGAGCTAGGTCTAGAAGGCGAGCTTCTCCCTTCAACCAAAGAAGCCGGGAAGCGCTACCTCTGGAAAGACCAAAAACTTCAGAAGGTGGGAGCACTCCTCCTCCCCGCTTGGAAGTCACTGCTTGGTGAGTGGTGCCGTCCCCCCTTTGCAGGAGATGAGACGATTGGAGCCTTTGCGCGGCGGCGGTTTGGAGACTATGTTGCCGAGACCTTTTTCGATCCCATCACCTTAGGAGTTTTTGCAGGGGACAGCGAGCAATTATCGGTCGAGGCGTGTTTTCCCGAGCTAAAGGCTATGGAAAGGACCCATGGATCGATCACTCGAGCCCTATTAAAACGGGAAAAAAAGAAAAAGCCGCAGGGCCTTTTTACATTGCAAGGAGGGATCGAAACCCTGATCGATCGTTTGGTGGAAAAGGGACGGGGACCCATCCACCTCAACCATCTGCTAGAAGGTTTTGAAGGGGACCACACCATTTTGGCCCTTCCTGCAGAAGGGGCCAAACGGTTTTTCGAAGGGGATTTCGAAGCACTGCGCTTTTTTGAAGGGGTGGGGAGCGTTAACTTAGTCGTGGTCAATGTAGTCTTTAGTAAAAAGGTCTTTCCAAAGGAAGGGTTTGGTTACCTGGTCCCTACAAAAGAAAAGGAAAAAATCCTTGGTGTGGTTTTTGATTCGTCGATCTTTCCCGCACAAAACCGGGGGGAGGAGAGCCGCTTTACAGTGATGCTCCGAGAAGGGGGAGAGATAGAGGCCCTTGAAGCGCTCCAGACACATCTAGGAGTTTCAGCTTTGCCAAGTAGCGTTCATGTCAAAGAGTATAAAGGGGCCGTTCCCCAATATGGGGTGGGCCATTTGGAGCGGGTCAAGGCCTTTGAGGCGCACCTGGCAAAATATTATCCACAGGTCGATTGCATTGGAAATTATTTGCGAGGACCATCGGTCAATGCGTGTGTGGCTCAAGGAGCTAGGTTAAGAATAAAGAAGACCCAGTGA
- a CDS encoding type IV toxin-antitoxin system AbiEi family antitoxin, which produces MRGQFLIGSNEMPGKGNVYADKSAIVLEWLLREGINRENFSLREIVKDCPVRIGLVQRVLKVLVLHGIVVAEGIRTSKKFAFIKSNLLLENWVREYSILKKCKLWTYRFPFQSKEEMISMLKKKKLDRKVAWALHSAAEGHRCKNTNLQTTELYLLEPSVREKVEKALQLKPQETGYEVLLIEPYYKSLLQLGKETYKEIKMSSVLLTFLDLYHFPLRGQEQAEFLAERKGMGYDRT; this is translated from the coding sequence ATGAGGGGCCAGTTTCTAATAGGTTCGAATGAGATGCCAGGAAAAGGAAATGTCTATGCTGATAAATCGGCGATTGTCCTTGAATGGCTTCTTAGAGAGGGGATTAACAGAGAAAATTTTTCGCTACGGGAAATTGTTAAGGATTGTCCTGTCAGGATTGGCCTTGTGCAGCGTGTGCTAAAGGTGCTGGTATTGCATGGGATTGTTGTGGCTGAAGGAATAAGAACGTCTAAAAAATTTGCATTTATTAAGTCTAATCTTCTTTTAGAGAACTGGGTAAGGGAGTATAGTATTTTAAAAAAGTGTAAGCTATGGACCTATCGATTTCCATTCCAAAGCAAGGAAGAAATGATAAGTATGCTTAAGAAAAAGAAGCTTGATCGGAAAGTTGCGTGGGCGCTCCATTCAGCAGCAGAGGGGCATCGGTGTAAAAATACCAATCTTCAAACAACAGAGCTTTACCTATTAGAACCATCGGTCCGAGAGAAAGTAGAAAAAGCGCTTCAGCTAAAGCCACAGGAAACAGGGTATGAGGTGCTGCTGATAGAGCCTTACTATAAAAGCTTACTTCAGCTTGGGAAAGAGACCTATAAAGAAATAAAAATGTCTTCCGTTCTCCTGACATTTCTTGATCTCTATCACTTTCCTCTGCGTGGTCAAGAGCAAGCAGAGTTTTTAGCAGAACGGAAAGGAATGGGTTATGATAGAACTTGA
- the hemF gene encoding oxygen-dependent coproporphyrinogen oxidase, translating to MLQVESVRQEEIVTYLKELRDEIVQGFESLEPAQRFERKCWDHHGGGGGEISVIRGDVFEKAAVNWSGVRGKSLPLKEEDEPFFATGVSLITHMANPFMPTVHMNVRYIETASRWWFGGGYDLTPMGFDNEEDTAHFHQVAKDSLGDTLYKEFSQNAAEYFYIKHWKKERGVGGIFFDHYNTGDFEQDLQMWKGVGSSFLESILPIYKKRQHTPYTVEDKAKQNQLRAHYVEFNLLYDRGTKFGFVSGGNPEAILCSMPPTATW from the coding sequence ATGTTGCAAGTAGAAAGTGTCAGACAAGAAGAGATCGTGACCTATTTAAAGGAGCTGCGGGATGAGATTGTTCAGGGGTTTGAGTCGTTAGAGCCAGCGCAGCGCTTTGAACGGAAGTGTTGGGACCATCACGGTGGAGGTGGCGGCGAGATATCGGTGATCCGGGGCGACGTTTTTGAAAAGGCCGCTGTTAACTGGTCGGGCGTGCGAGGGAAAAGCCTTCCTCTAAAAGAAGAGGATGAACCCTTTTTTGCAACGGGAGTCAGTCTCATCACTCATATGGCAAACCCTTTTATGCCTACCGTTCATATGAATGTCCGCTACATCGAAACCGCTTCGCGCTGGTGGTTTGGAGGGGGCTATGACCTCACCCCTATGGGCTTCGATAATGAAGAGGATACCGCTCATTTTCATCAAGTTGCAAAAGACTCTCTTGGTGATACGCTTTACAAGGAGTTTTCCCAAAATGCTGCTGAATACTTTTACATTAAACATTGGAAAAAGGAGCGGGGCGTGGGCGGCATTTTCTTCGACCACTACAACACGGGAGATTTCGAGCAAGATCTTCAAATGTGGAAAGGGGTGGGCTCTTCGTTTTTAGAGTCCATCCTTCCGATTTACAAGAAGCGTCAACACACTCCCTATACGGTAGAGGATAAGGCGAAGCAAAACCAACTGCGGGCCCACTACGTGGAGTTCAACCTTCTCTATGACCGAGGGACTAAGTTTGGCTTTGTCTCGGGAGGGAATCCCGAGGCGATTCTTTGCTCGATGCCTCCAACTGCTACTTGGTAG